A part of Drosophila bipectinata strain 14024-0381.07 chromosome 3L, DbipHiC1v2, whole genome shotgun sequence genomic DNA contains:
- the ash1 gene encoding histone-lysine N-methyltransferase ash1, whose protein sequence is MSSGQNETAAAKVLETQESGSENEETDSITDQSSQSKSTKSATQFSVQRSDTDGLRMRISAIRPLPVATPVETKTQIKPVVSKSRKMSTQDTESGCSEAKNKAASKKIRVKRKKLSSSNSGISKTEREKPQVGGFTSDSEDDLPLKVHQQRAPRLLLTAISQAAQSIEKPCLDIGISSSDNELPNLVQAAINRVESDTEDTTVEGSFRKAAKAKNLPRYQSTLLQDFMERTQMLGQLPANSKLPEEPVVKAKEEAVVQTVTPRKRRGRPKKVVATLPAANSGPAINESADSGVISTTSTTQSTTPSPKMQSETIPAGAAPVASTSSKPKIDMAYLDKRMYATERVLYPPPRSKRRQNNKKTTSSSSNMEELQLDPLWRKIDVNKKFRLRSMSVGAASATGGATTICSKILAAKSGYVSDYGSVRQPRSAHNHNSGYKSDASCKSRYSTKSCMSRRSRAKSCGYRSDCKESGKSGLRLRRKRRASMLLKTAADDPAEDQDILQLAGLSLGQSSEESNEYISKPSLQSLPTTSASKKYGEINRYITTGQYFGRGGSLTATNPENFISKMMNQRKETPAPSKSSCKIKSRRSSAASMCSSYVSGMSRVRRRHRRKSFSHNKSLNIDSKLLTEIEIITSTFHTRCRIQDDRLTGSSGKEKLMADANKLQATLAAPSPAQQLVLNGGGSSGMGALAAPLPKPVKRGLKKRKLSEPLVDFAMLSASASGAPNGSGSSTGTAKRRHKKSQGNDSSSPDDHKLPLKKRHYLLTPGERPLAETAFANGKLNAEAWAAAAAAAKSTASTKSQAQFNAKSAKSALTPKKRHLLEQPTPGSRQGASSASNSPLRIVVDNNSISGGKLLDISPSSLCSLKQQRRVGGGKQKAIATRELVQMPSPAGSYPPPGVFEPSVELEIQIPIGKLNESVITKAEVESPLLSALDIKEDTKKEIGQRVVESLLHKTGGNLLLKRKRKKINRTGFPTVRRKKRKVSVEQQPAAIMEEPAPEPDPDDEPLQSIRETRSSSSAQVPVPAPNPPMDCERVPQAGEARETFVARSNQRTPRLSVVALERLQRPQTPARGRPRGRKPKDKTAVPPPPPPEPEVKVAKKRGRHPKKPPVEVVPPPPTPAPPPQPTKTRLQPNIKLPAGIDPNTNFSCKIRLKRRKNMNAVQEPSRTIKSKPAASVTPVEDEVTASQEEIDAEAEAKRLDSIPTEHDPLPAGESLNPVPFDYASCSDTSEDKASTLSTKKLSKVKKTYLVAGLFSNHYKQSLMPPPAKVTKKPAPEDQQVVPASLLPPPPYCEKYLRRSEIDFELPYDIWWAYTNSKLPTRHVVPSWNYRKIRTNVYAESVRPNLAGFDHPTCNCKNHGENACQDNCLNRMVYTECSPSNCPAAEKCRNQKIQRHEVAPGVERFMTVDKGWGVRTKLPIAKGTYILEYVGEVVTEREFKQRMASIYLNDTHHYCLHLDGGLVIDGQRMGSDCRFVNHSCEPNCEMQKWSVNGLSRMVLFAKRAIAQGEELTYDYNFSLFNPSEGQPCRCGMPQCRGVIGGKSQRVKPLPAAEAKPSESSPGRNGRQRKHKAKKHQQQRAPAKDTASAVTVPKMQPLSDKEKKLVKQFNTFLVRNFEKIRKWKARRAAAQASSALTASASSPVHGATNGDIPGRRPSTPSSTSLLATQISALCTPRNMKTRGLAQAVQDPELEKMAKMAVVLRDICSTLESRKMSDLLTTVSSKKKKAMKTSLGGKPGSSAGSGRVEFRSIQAQVEQGHYKTPQEYDEHMQQLFADAKQQHGDDEGKAKALQSLMECYEQQKTASYSQLVEILGESESLQSFKPKEEELMVPIVEMQKDLKKSPGAGEATPPPIVPSIPINDLPPIVGSSEEDVIRCICGLYKDEGLMIQCAKCMVWQHTECTKADIDADNYQCERCEPREVDREIPLEEFTEEGHRYYLSLMRGDLQVRQGDAVYVLRDIPIKDEAGKVLPTKKHTYETIGAIDYQECDIFRVEHLWKNETGKRFIFGHHFLRPHETFHEPSRRFYPNEVVRVSLYEVVPIELVIGRCWVLDRTTFCKGRPMECTDEDHCYICELRVDKTARFFSKAKANHPACTKSYAFRKFPEKLKISKSYAPHDVDPSLLKTRRQKTDLEVAGGVPAAAQKTPGRQEQQQQKAAGRKQRGINAVTSDSSAVRVLQPVAPNGQILKKKRSRLENVLITMKLKCLDAQTAQEQPIDLSYLLSGRGARQRKTQQSGNGNNSSNCSTQHI, encoded by the exons ATGAGCAGTGGCCAAAATGAGACGGCAGCAGCAAAGGTTCTGGAAACACAAGAGTCCGGCAGTGAAAATGAG GAAACCGATTCTATTACGGATCAATCCAGCCAGTCGAAGTCCACAAAATCCGCCACTCAATTCAGCGTACAACGTTCGGATACCGATGGCCTGCGCATGAGAATCTCGGCAATACGCCCCTTGCCAGTCGCAACTCCAGTGGAAACCAAAACCCAAATCAAGCCAGTTGTCTCAAAGTCTAGAAAGATGTCCACCCAGGACACGGAATCCGGTTGCTCAGAGGCTAAGAACAAGGCAGCCAGCAAGAAGATCAGAGTGAAGCGAAAGAAGTtatccagcagcaacagtggAATTAGCAAGACGGAGAGGGAGAAGCCCCAGGTCGGGGGCTTCACCTCGGATTCGGAAGACGATCTGCCGCTGAAGGTACACCAGCAGCGAGCGCCGCGACTCCTGCTCACGGCCATCAGTCAGGCAGCACAGTCGATTGAGAAGCCCTGCTTGGACATTGGCATCTCCTCGAGCGACAATGAGCTGCCCAATCTCGTCCAGGCGGCCATCAACCGCGTGGAGAGCGATACGGAGGACACAACAGTCGAGGGAAGCTTCCGCAAGGCGGCCAAGGCCAAGAACCTGCCGCGCTACCAGTCCACGCTGCTGCAAGACTTCATGGAGAGGACGCAGATGTTGGGCCAGCTCCCGGCCAACTCAAAGCTCCCCGAGGAGCCCGTCGTTAAAGCCAAGGAGGAAGCAGTGGTGCAGACGGTTACTCCCCGAAAGCGGAGGGGCAGACCCAAGAAGGTGGTCGCCACGTTGCCCGCTGCCAACTCAGGACCTGCCATCAATGAATCCGCAGATTCGGGTGTAatcagcaccaccagcacTACGCAGAGCACCACGCCGTCGCCCAAAATGCAAAGCGAAACTATCCCCGCTGGAGCTGCGCCAGTGGCTTCCACTTCCAGCAAACCGAAGATCGACATGGCCTACCTGGACAAGCGAATGTACGCCACGGAGCGGGTGCTATACCCTCCGCCGAGGAGCAAGCGGCGCCAGAACAACAAGAAGACAACGTCAAGCTCCAGCAACATGGAGGAGCTCCAGCTGGATCCCCTCTGGCGGAAAATAGATGTCAACAAGAAGTTCAGGCTGAGGAGCATGAGTGTGGGAGCGGCGAGTGCAACTGGCGGCGCCACCACCATCTGCAGCAAGATACTGGCCGCCAAGAGTGGCTACGTCTCAGACTATGGCAGCGTCCGGCAACCGAGGAGCGCCCACAACCACAATTCCGGCTACAAGTCCGATGCCAGCTGCAAGAGCCGCTACAGCACCAAGAGCTGTATGAGCCGCAGGAGCAGGGCCAAGAGCTGTGGCTACCGCAGCGATTGCAAGGAGTCGGGGAAGTCCGGCCTGAGACTGCGAAGGAAGCGGCGGGCCTCCATGCTCCTGAAGACCGCCGCTGACGATCCAGCTGAAGACCAGGACATCCTCCAGCTGGCGGGGCTATCGCTCGGCCAGAGCAGCGAGGAGAGCAACGAGTACATCAGCAAGCCGAGCCTCCAGAGCCTGCCCACGACGAGCGCGAGTAAGAAGTATGGGGAGATCAACCGCTACATCACCACGGGCCAGTACTTCGGGCGAGGCGGCAGCTTGACGGCCACGAATCCGGAGAACTTCATCAGCAAGATGATGAACCAGCGCAAGGAGACCCCGGCGCCCAGCAAGTCCTCCTGCAAGATTAAGTCCCGGCGATCCTCGGCGGCCAGCATGTGCAGCAGTTATGTGTCCGGAATGTCCAGAGTGCGGCGTCGGCACCGCCGGAAGAGCTTCAGTCACAACAAGTCCCTGAACATAGACTCCAAGCTGCTCACCGAGATCGAGATCATCACGAGCACCTTCCACACGAGGTGTCGCATCCAGGACGACCGCCTGACCGGCAGCAGTGGCAAGGAGAAGCTCATGGCCGATGCCAACAAGCTGCAGGCCACCCTGGCCGCGCCCAGTCCCGCCCAACAGTTGGTCCTCAACGGAGGCGGGAGTAGCGGGATGGGAGCCCTGGCAGCTCCCCTCCCCAAGCCTGTCAAGCGGGGCCTCAAGAAAAGGAAGCTCAGCGAACCCCTGGTGGACTTTGCAATGCTCTCGGCCAGCGCTAGCGGAGCTCCGAATGGCAGTGGAAGCAGCACCGGAACAGCCAAGCGTCGCCACAAGAAGTCCCAGGGTAACGACAGCTCCAGTCCGGACGACCACAAGCTGCCGCTCAAGAAGCGCCACTACCTGCTGACCCCGGGGGAGCGTCCGCTGGCGGAGACGGCCTTCGCGAATGGAAAGCTGAATGCAGAAGCTTGGGCGGCAGCTGCGGCGGCGGCGAAGAGCACTGCATCCACGAAGTCCCAGGCGCAGTTCAACGCCAAGAGCGCGAAGTCCGCCTTGACTCCCAAGAAGCGGCATCTGCTGGAGCAACCCACGCCGGGCAGTAGGCAGGGGGCATCGTCCGCCAGCAACTCCCCTCTGAGGATCGTCGTTGACAACAATTCCATAAGCGGTGGCAAGCTGCTGGACATCAGTCCCAGCTCACTGTGCTCCCTCAAGCAGCAGAGAAGAGTGGGCGGCGGCAAGCAGAAGGCCATCGCCACCAGGGAGCTGGTTCAGATGCCGTCTCCGGCCGGCAGCTATCCGCCGCCTGGAGTCTTCGAGCCGTCCGTCGAGCTGGAGATCCAGATACCCATCGGAAAGCTCAACGAATCGGTCATCACCAAGGCCGAGGTCGAGTCACCACTCCTGTCGGCCCTGGACATCAAAGAAGACACCAAAAAGGAGATTGGCCAGCGGGTGGTGGAGTCCCTGCTCCACAAAACGGGTGGCAACCTGCTGCTGAAGCGGAAGCGGAAGAAGATCAACCGCACGGGATTCCCAACCGTGCGGCGGAAGAAGAGGAAGGTCAGTGTGGAGCAGCAGCCTGCGGCGATAATGGAAGAACCCGCGCCAGAACCGGATCCCGACGACGAGCCACTGCAGTCCATACGGGAGACCAGAAGCTCCAGCAGTGCTCAGGTGCCGGTGCCCGCTCCCAATCCTCCCATGGACTGCGAAAGAGTGCCCCAGGCAGGCGAAGCGCGGGAGACCTTTGTGGCGAGGAGCAATCAGCGCACTCCCCGCCTGTCGGTGGTGGCCTTGGAGAGGCTTCAAAGGCCGCAAACTCCCGCCAGGGGCAGACCGAGGGGTAGGAAGCCCAAGGACAAGACTGCAgtgccgccaccgccgccgcccgAGCCTGAGGTGAAGGTCGCCAAGAAACGAGGTCGACATCCCAAGAAGCCGCCCGTAGAAGTGGTTCCCCCGCCACCCACTCCAGCTCCGCCTCCGCAACCCACGAAGACCAGACTGCAACCCAACATTAAGCTTCCGGCTGGCATCGATCCCAACACGAACTTTAGCTGCAAGATTCGGCTGAAGCGGAGGAAGAACATGAACGCAGTCCAAGAGCCATCCAGAACCATCAAGAGCAAGCCTGCCGCGAGTGTCACGCCGGTGGAGGATGAAGTGACCGCCAGCCAGGAGGAGATCGATGCCGAGGCAGAGGCCAAGCGCTTGGACAGCATTCCCACGGAACACGATCCTCTTCCCGCCGGCGAGTCCCTCAATCCCGTGCCATTCGACTATGCCAGTTGCAGCGACACCAGCGAGGATAAGGCATCCACTCTTTCCACCAAGAAgctctccaaggtgaagaagACCTACCTGGTGGCTGGGCTCTTCTCCAACCACTACAAGCAGTCGCTCATGCCGCCCCCCGCGAAGGTGACCAAGAAACCGGCGCCGGAGGATCAGCAGGTGGTCCCGGCCAGCCTTCTTCCGCCGCCGCCCTACTGCGAGAAGTACCTGCGGCGGAGTGAGATCGACTTCGAGCTGCCCTACGACATCTGGTGGGCCTACACCAACTCCAAGCTGCCCACCCGGCATGTGGTGCCCTCCTGGAACTACCGGAAGATTCGGACAAACGTCTACGCCGAGTCGGTGCGTCCCAACTTGGCCGGCTTCGACCATCCCACTTGCAACTGCAAGAACCACGGCGAGAACGCGTGCCAGGACAACTGCCTCAATCGGATGGTGTACACCGAGTGCTCGCCCAGCAACTGCCCTGCGGCGGAGAAGTGCCGCAACCAGAAGATCCAGCGGCACGAGGTGGCGCCCGGAGTGGAGCGCTTCATGACGGTGGACAAGGGGTGGGGGGTTCGGACCAAGCTGCCCATTGCCAAGGGCACCTACATCCTGGAGTACGTGGGCGAGGTGGTCACCGAGAGGGAGTTCAAGCAGCGAATGGCCAGCATTTACCTGAACGACACCCACCACTACTGCCTCCACCTGGACGGCGGCCTGGTGATCGACGGCCAGAGGATGGGCAGCGACTGCCGGTTCGTGAACCACTCCTGCGAGCCCAACTGCGAGATGCAGAAGTGGAGCGTGAACGGCCTGTCGCGGATGGTGCTCTTCGCCAAGCGAGCCATCGCCCAGGGCGAGGAACTCACCTACGACTACAACTTTTCGCTGTTCAATCCCTCCGAGGGCCAGCCCTGCCGGTGCGGAATGCCGCAGTGCCGCGGAGTCATTGGCGGCAAGTCGCAGCGGGTGAAGCCCCTGCCCGCCGCGGAGGCAAAGCCATCGGAGAGTTCCCCCGGCCGCAACGGTCGCCAGCGGAAGCACAAGGCCAAgaaacaccagcagcagcgggCACCGGCCAAGGACACGGCCTCGGCAGTGACAGTGCCCAAAATGCAGCCTCTGTCCGACAAGGAGAAGAAGCTAGTCAAGCAGTTTAATACCTTCCTGGTCAGGAACTTCGAGAAG ATCCGCAAGTGGAAGGCCAGACGAGCTGCCGCCCAGGCCTCATCAGCTCTGACTGCTTCTGCCTCGTCTCCAGTGCACGGTGCCACGAATGGTGATATTCCAGGACGAAGACCGTCCACGCCATCCTCCACCTCGCTGCTGGCCACTCAGATCTCCGCGCTCTGCACTCCGCGCAACATGAAGACCCGCGGACTGGCCCAAGCCGTCCAAGACCCGGAGCTGGAGAAGATGGCCAAGATGGCCGTGGTGTTGAGGGACATTTGTAGTACCCTGGAGTCACGGAAAATGTCCGACCTCCTGACGACTGTGTCGAGCAAGAAAAAGAAGGCCATGAAGACCTCGCTGGGCGGCAAACCCGGGTCGTCGGCTGGGTCGGGTCGCGTGGAGTTTCGGTCCATACAGGCTCAGGTCGAGCAGGGCCACTACAAGACGCCCCAGGAATACGACGAGCACATGCAGCAGCTCTTCGCGGACGCCAAGCAACAGCATGGCGACGACGAGGGAAAGGCCAAGGCCTTGCAGTCCCTCATGGAGTGCTACGAGCAGCAAAAGACGGCCAGCTACTCCCAGCTGGTGGAGATACTGGGCGAGTCCGAATCTCTGCAAAGCTTCAAGCCaaaggaggaggagctgaTGGTTCCGATAGTGGAGATGCAGAAAGATTTGAAAAAATCCCCAGGAGCCGGAGAAGCCACGCCTCCTCCCATAGTGCCATCTATACCCATTAATGACCTGCCCCCCATTGTGGGATCCAGCGAAGAGGATGTGATCCGTTGCATATGTGGGCTGTACAAGGACGAAGGCCTGATGATTCAGTGCGCCAAGTGCATGGTGTGGCAGCACACAGAATGCACCAAAGCGGATATCGATGCGGACAATTACCAATGCGAGCGCTGCGAGCCGCGGGAGGTGGATCGTGAGATTCCCTTGGAAGAGTTCACCGAAGAAGGACATCGTTACTACCTCTCGTTGATGCGTGGAGACCTGCAGGTGCGTCAAGGAGATGCCGTCTATGTTCTGCGCGATATTCCCATCAAGGACGAGGCTGGCAAAGTGCTGCCCACCAAGAAGCACACCTACGAGACCATCGGAGCCATTGATTACCAGGAGTGTGACATCTTTCGGGTCGAACACCTGTGGAAGAACGAAACCGGGAAGCGTTTCATCTTCGGTCACCACTTCCTTCGGCCGCACGAGACCTTCCACGAGCCCTCGCGTCGCTTCTATCCCAACGAAGTGGTGCGTGTCTCCCTCTACGAAGTTGTGCCCATTGAGCTCGTCATTGGACGCTGCTGGGTCCTGGATCGCACCACCTTCTGTAAGGGCCGCCCCATGGAGTGCACCGACGAGGATCATTGCTATATTTGCGAACTGCGAGTGGACAAGACGGCCAGGTTCTTCTCCAAAGCGAAGGCCAATCACCCGGCATGCACCAAAAGCTATgccttccgaaagtttcccGAGAAACTAAAGATATCCAAGAGCTATGCG CCACACGATGTGGATCCTTCGTTGCTTAAAACACGGAGGCAAAAGACTGATTTAGAAGTAGCAGGAGGCGTTCCAGCCGCGGCGCAGAAGACGCCGGGCCGGCaggaacagcagcaacaaaaagcGGCTGGGAGGAAGCAACGTGGGATCAACGCGGTCACATCGGATTCATCGGCAGTACGGGTCTTGCAACCAGTGGCGCCCAATGGACAG ATACTGAAAAAGAAGCGCTCCCGCTTGGAGAACGTTCTCATAACCATGAAGCTCAAGTGTCTCGATGCACAGACCGCCCAGGAGCAACCAATCGACTTGTCGTACCTGCTGTCCGGACGAGGAGCTCGTCAGCGGAAGACGCAGCAATccggcaacggcaacaacaGCTCCAACTGTTCTACCCAACATATTTAG
- the Taf6 gene encoding transcription initiation factor TFIID subunit 6 isoform X2, protein MSGKASKSNSATSSMLYGSSMSAESMKVIAESIGVGSLSDDAAKELAEDVSIKLKRIIQDAVKFMHHAKRQKLSVRDIDMSLKVRNVEPQYGFVAKDFIPFRFASGGGRELHFTEDKEIDLSEITSTNTVKIPLDITLRSHWFVVEGVQPTVPENPPPLSKDSQFLDSVNPVIKLDQGLNKDAAGKPTTGKVHKLKNVETIHVKQLATHELSVEQQLYYKEITEACVGSDEPRRGEALQSLGSDPGLHEMLPRMCTFIAEGVKVNVVQNNLALLIYLMRMVRALLDNPSLFLEKYLHELIPSVMTCIVSKQLCMRPELDNHWALRDFASRLMSQICKTFNTLTNNLQTRVTRIFSKALQNDKTHLSSLYGSIAGLAELGGEVTKVFIIPRLKFISERIEPHLLGTSLSNTDKTAAGHIRAMLQKCCPPVLKQMRNPPDSAEEYKADFGFLGPSLCQAVVKVRNAPATIVTLSSNTINTAPITSAAQTATTVGRVSMPSTQRQGSPGISALPQIRALQTNHPAQKIVVVSQNTPQQQGQGKVVRRGSSPHSVVLSSASNGATASNSNSNSSGNSASGSSLLVASSLRSNENVIVSGGSEAPAVDGITVESFRAP, encoded by the exons ATGAGTGGAAAGGCGTCGAAATCAAACAGCGCAACGAGCAGCATGCTCTATGGCTCCAGCATGTCGGCGGAGTCCATGAAGGTGATTGCAGAAAGCATCGGCGTTGGGTCTTTGTCAGATGATGCCGCTAAGGAGTTGGCCGAAGATGTCTCCATCAAGTTGAAGAGAATCATTCAGGATGCAGTCAAGTTCATGCATCATGCCAAACGTCAGAAGCTGTCTGTAAGGGATATCGACATGTCCCTGAAAGTGCGCAATGTGGAGCCGCAGTACGGATTCGTGGCCAAGGACTTCATACCATTCAGATTTGCCTCCGGTGGCGGAAGGGAGCTGCACTTCACGGAAGATAAAGAGATAGATCTCAGCGAGATCACTTCCACCAACACGGTGAAGATCCCGCTCGATATAACCCTTCGTTCTCACTGGTTCGTGGTCGAGGGTGTCCAGCCCACAGTGCCGGAGAATCCTCCACCCCTCTCGAAGGATTCCCAGTTCCTTGACTCAGTTAATCCAGTGATCAAACTAGATCAGGGTCTAAACAAGGATGCTGCCGGCAAGCCGACCACCGGCAAGGTGCACAAACTTAAGAACGTGGAGACCATACACGTCAAGCAGCTGGCCACCCACGAGCTGTCCGTGGAGCAGCAGCTGTACTACAAAGAAATCACCGAGGCCTGTGTGGGCTCCGATGAGCCCAGACGAGGTGAGGCGCTACAGTCCTTGGGATCCGATCCGGGTCTCCACGAAATGCTGCCCCGCATGTGCACCTTTATCGCTGAGGGCGTCAAAGTCAACGTAGTGCAGAACAACCTGGCACTGCTCATTTATCTGATGCGCATGGTGCGCGCCCTGCTCGACAATCCCTCGCTGTTCCTCGAGAAGTACCTGCATGAGCTGATACCTTCGGTGATGACATGCATTGTCTCCAAGCAGCTTTGCATGCGTCCCGAGCTGGACAATCACTGGGCTCTGCGAGACTTTGCCTCCCGTCTGATGTCCCAGATCTGCAAGACCTTCAACACTCTGACAAACAACCTGCAGACTCGAGTGACGCG AATCTTCAGCAAGGCGCTGCAGAACGACAAAACCCACCTGTCCTCGTTGTACGGCTCCATTGCTGGACTCGCTGAGCTGGGCGGCGAGGTCACCAAGGTTTTCATTATTCCCCGCCTCAAGTTCATATCGGAACGCATCGAGCCCCATTTACTGGGCACTTCCCTGAGCAACACGGACAAGACTGCCGCCGGCCATATACGAGCTATGCTCCAGAAGTGCTGCCCTCCCGTACTTAAACAAATGCGAAACCCACCCGACTCGGCAGAAGAGTACAAAGCCGATTTTGGCTTCCTGGGGCCATCACTGTGCCAGGCGGTGGTCAAAGTGCGGAATGCACCAGCCACCATTGTGACACTTTCATCAAACACAATCAACACAGCCCCGATTACGAGTGCAGCTCAAACGGCTACGACAGTGGGACGCGTCTCAATGCCGAGTACGCAACGTCAAGG AAGTCCGGGAATATCGGCATTGCCGCAAATCCGAGCTCTTCAGACCAATCATCCGGCACAGAAGATTGTGGTGGTTAGCCAAAACACGCCGCAACAACAGGGCCAGGGAAAGGTTGTGCGTCGAGGAAGCTCACCCCACAGCGTTGTCCTCTCCTCAGCTTCAAACGGAGCCACTGCATCCAACTCTAACTCGAACTCCAGCGGCAACAGTGCCAGTGGCAGCAGCCTTCTAGTCGCATCGTCGCTACGGAGCAACGAGAATGTGATTGTTAGTGGCGGTAGCGAAGCGCCTGCAGTTGATGGTATAACAGTTGAATCTTTCAGAGCACCCTAG
- the Taf6 gene encoding transcription initiation factor TFIID subunit 6 isoform X1 yields the protein MSGKASKSNSATSSMLYGSSMSAESMKVIAESIGVGSLSDDAAKELAEDVSIKLKRIIQDAVKFMHHAKRQKLSVRDIDMSLKVRNVEPQYGFVAKDFIPFRFASGGGRELHFTEDKEIDLSEITSTNTVKIPLDITLRSHWFVVEGVQPTVPENPPPLSKDSQFLDSVNPVIKLDQGLNKDAAGKPTTGKVHKLKNVETIHVKQLATHELSVEQQLYYKEITEACVGSDEPRRGEALQSLGSDPGLHEMLPRMCTFIAEGVKVNVVQNNLALLIYLMRMVRALLDNPSLFLEKYLHELIPSVMTCIVSKQLCMRPELDNHWALRDFASRLMSQICKTFNTLTNNLQTRVTRIFSKALQNDKTHLSSLYGSIAGLAELGGEVTKVFIIPRLKFISERIEPHLLGTSLSNTDKTAAGHIRAMLQKCCPPVLKQMRNPPDSAEEYKADFGFLGPSLCQAVVKVRNAPATIVTLSSNTINTAPITSAAQTATTVGRVSMPSTQRQGSPGISALPQIRALQTNHPAQKIVVVSQNTPQQQGQGKVVRRGSSPHSVVLSSASNGATASNSNSNSSGNSASGSSLLVASSLRSNENVISTLDANSFVIETEIVRAPPELDDLSHLE from the exons ATGAGTGGAAAGGCGTCGAAATCAAACAGCGCAACGAGCAGCATGCTCTATGGCTCCAGCATGTCGGCGGAGTCCATGAAGGTGATTGCAGAAAGCATCGGCGTTGGGTCTTTGTCAGATGATGCCGCTAAGGAGTTGGCCGAAGATGTCTCCATCAAGTTGAAGAGAATCATTCAGGATGCAGTCAAGTTCATGCATCATGCCAAACGTCAGAAGCTGTCTGTAAGGGATATCGACATGTCCCTGAAAGTGCGCAATGTGGAGCCGCAGTACGGATTCGTGGCCAAGGACTTCATACCATTCAGATTTGCCTCCGGTGGCGGAAGGGAGCTGCACTTCACGGAAGATAAAGAGATAGATCTCAGCGAGATCACTTCCACCAACACGGTGAAGATCCCGCTCGATATAACCCTTCGTTCTCACTGGTTCGTGGTCGAGGGTGTCCAGCCCACAGTGCCGGAGAATCCTCCACCCCTCTCGAAGGATTCCCAGTTCCTTGACTCAGTTAATCCAGTGATCAAACTAGATCAGGGTCTAAACAAGGATGCTGCCGGCAAGCCGACCACCGGCAAGGTGCACAAACTTAAGAACGTGGAGACCATACACGTCAAGCAGCTGGCCACCCACGAGCTGTCCGTGGAGCAGCAGCTGTACTACAAAGAAATCACCGAGGCCTGTGTGGGCTCCGATGAGCCCAGACGAGGTGAGGCGCTACAGTCCTTGGGATCCGATCCGGGTCTCCACGAAATGCTGCCCCGCATGTGCACCTTTATCGCTGAGGGCGTCAAAGTCAACGTAGTGCAGAACAACCTGGCACTGCTCATTTATCTGATGCGCATGGTGCGCGCCCTGCTCGACAATCCCTCGCTGTTCCTCGAGAAGTACCTGCATGAGCTGATACCTTCGGTGATGACATGCATTGTCTCCAAGCAGCTTTGCATGCGTCCCGAGCTGGACAATCACTGGGCTCTGCGAGACTTTGCCTCCCGTCTGATGTCCCAGATCTGCAAGACCTTCAACACTCTGACAAACAACCTGCAGACTCGAGTGACGCG AATCTTCAGCAAGGCGCTGCAGAACGACAAAACCCACCTGTCCTCGTTGTACGGCTCCATTGCTGGACTCGCTGAGCTGGGCGGCGAGGTCACCAAGGTTTTCATTATTCCCCGCCTCAAGTTCATATCGGAACGCATCGAGCCCCATTTACTGGGCACTTCCCTGAGCAACACGGACAAGACTGCCGCCGGCCATATACGAGCTATGCTCCAGAAGTGCTGCCCTCCCGTACTTAAACAAATGCGAAACCCACCCGACTCGGCAGAAGAGTACAAAGCCGATTTTGGCTTCCTGGGGCCATCACTGTGCCAGGCGGTGGTCAAAGTGCGGAATGCACCAGCCACCATTGTGACACTTTCATCAAACACAATCAACACAGCCCCGATTACGAGTGCAGCTCAAACGGCTACGACAGTGGGACGCGTCTCAATGCCGAGTACGCAACGTCAAGG AAGTCCGGGAATATCGGCATTGCCGCAAATCCGAGCTCTTCAGACCAATCATCCGGCACAGAAGATTGTGGTGGTTAGCCAAAACACGCCGCAACAACAGGGCCAGGGAAAGGTTGTGCGTCGAGGAAGCTCACCCCACAGCGTTGTCCTCTCCTCAGCTTCAAACGGAGCCACTGCATCCAACTCTAACTCGAACTCCAGCGGCAACAGTGCCAGTGGCAGCAGCCTTCTAGTCGCATCGTCGCTACGGAGCAACGAGAATGTGATT AGCACCCTAGACGCCAACTCCTTTGTTATTGAAACGGAGATCGTGCGTGCCCCGCCCGAGCTGGACGATCTCTCGCATCTGGAGTAG